The Meles meles chromosome 12, mMelMel3.1 paternal haplotype, whole genome shotgun sequence genome includes a window with the following:
- the LOC123953887 gene encoding 6-pyruvoyl tetrahydrobiopterin synthase-like translates to MVGCQKVSNISFSMTHQLNSKSLSNQENLKLFEKWNNPNDHRHNYKITVIVHGANDPVTGMVMILTDLKEYMEAIKKPLDHKNLNPGVPYFADVVSTTEKCSCAYLGKSPEFLPLEYFYKVKVYETDHNIIVYKGE, encoded by the coding sequence ATGGTTGGTTGCCAGAAGGTCTCCAACATCTCCTTTAGCATGACCCACCAGCTTAACAGTAAATCTCTGAGTAACcaagaaaacttaaaattgttTGAGAAATGGAACAATCCCAATGACCATAGGCACAATTATAAAATTACGGTGATAGTACATGGAGCGAATGATCCTGTTACAGGCATGGTTATGATTTTAACTGACCTCAAAGAGTATATGGAGGCAATTAAGAAGCCCCTTGATCATAAGAATCTGAATCCAGGTGTGCCATACTTTGCAGATGTTGTAAGCACTACAGAAAAATGTAGCTGTGCATATCTGGGAAAATCTCCAGAATTTCTTCCTctggaatatttttataaagtaaaagtATATGAGACTGACCATAATATTATTGTCTATAAAGGAGAATAG